One window from the genome of Eucalyptus grandis isolate ANBG69807.140 chromosome 7, ASM1654582v1, whole genome shotgun sequence encodes:
- the LOC104428129 gene encoding disease resistance protein At4g27190-like yields the protein MAELASSVASNLVSKLGEYLFAPIGRQFGYALCYNSYIQDLQNGVEKLENARERVQRSVDEAVYGGKPIHTDIEKWLDSVKNKANEAQNLLTQGESAKTACFHGWLPNPMVRLPIGRKVKKMTRVIQELHDETANNNFQKVYYENPPKGIVIATTSAARSVDKKEDVLESRASITEDVINAITDDKICVVGVYGLGGVGKPKLLEDVERRVKKEKLFDMVAMANVSRNPDLKTIQGEIADALGLNLMNVETARGRANHLRESDNKVRGCKLLLSSRKGEVLRIDMVSDREFQLKELDNREGRRLFERILGNKVYDPDFRFLVDGVVKNCGGLPLFIISLAKRLRSGNLAAWRNALTIEGSDFKSLVELNYKDLKDERIQSLFLVCTLRQGRTGDILFYCLGLGLFNNFSKTIEDARDRLSMDLDFVDVANSIASTEWKALVGRKDCGFKKWSKAELRECTAILFPNAGIDELPEKLDCPNLRIFLLYKEFLSLKVPESFFESMQKLQVLELEGISITSLPSSIEFLENLKSLSLVVCHLEDVTLLGKLKALQILHLLGSTITQLPKEIGELTELRILNLKSCTRLKVIEPGVLGSLVNLEELYMADSFDRWEAEDEALRRNASLTELKNMNKLSTLDIAIPHSAGLARDLPFGKLNKHKIQIGGFWDWSVEYKESRTLKLKLDLGNLLFKEWVQRCLQRTQHLHLDGLQDGNDSIHDLCIEGFQELKYLHVQNSPSFHYVVHPTNNVQCTAFTRLVSLFLENLGKFEKICGSCLALESFSKLKIVKVDNCSEIKHLFPSSMMRLLSQLEEIEISRCHLMQQIVADVELDKDEIYDPNVKSYNLRRLILRNLPKMTSFYKTTNLSVDFFDGQQAQIASANQLKV from the exons atgGCGGAATTGGCTTCCTCCGTTGCATCAAATCTTGTGTCAAAACTAGGTGAGTACCTGTTTGCTCCCATTGGACGCCAATTTGGATACGCGTTGTGCTACAACAGCTACATCCAGGATCTCCAAAATGGAGTCGAGAAGCTGGAGAACGCGAGGGAAAGGGTGCAGCGCTCCGTCGATGAAGCCGTGTATGGTGGAAAACCTATACACACTGATATTGAGAAATGGTTGGATAGCGTGAAGAATAAGGCTAATGAAGCACAAAATTTGTTAACACAAGGTGAAAGTGCAAAAACTGCTTGCTTCCATGGGTGGCTTCCCAACCCAATGGTGCGCCTTCCAATTGGCAGGAAGGTGAAGAAAATGACTCGAGTCATTCAGGAACTCCATGATGAAACTGCAAATAATAACTTCCAGAAGGTCTACTATGAGAATCCTCCAAAAGGAATTGTTATTGCTACCACTTCCGCTGCAAGATCTGTTGACAAGAAAGAAGATGTCTTGGAGTCGAGGGCTTCAATCACAGAGGATGTAATAAATGCTATAACTGATGACAAGATCTGTGTGGTTGGGGTGTATGGGCTAGGTGGGGTTGGCAAGCCCAAGCTTTTGGAGGATGTTGAAAGGCGAGTTAAGAAAGAGAAGTTGTTTGATATGGTTGCCATGGCAAATGTATCACGCAATCCAGATTTAAAAACAATCCAAGGAGAAATTGCTGACGCACTAGGCCTAAATCTAATGAATGTCGAAACTGCTCGTGGGAGAGCTAATCATTTGCGTGAAAG CGATAATAAAGTAAGAGGCTGCAAGCTATTGCTATCATCTAGAAAAGGAGAAGTTTTACGCATTGACATGGTCTCTGACCGAGAATTCCAACTCAAGGAGTTAGACAATAGGGAAGGAAGAAGACTTTTTGAAAGGATATTGGGGAACAAAGTTTACGATCCTGATTTTAGATTTCTGGTAGATGGAGTAGTCAAGAATTGCGGAGGGTTGccactttttattatttcgtTGGCAAAAAGGTTGAGGAGCGGAAATTTGGCTGCATGGAGGAATGCTTTGACTATAGAAGGATCTGATTTTAAATCACTAGTGGAACTGAACTACAAAGACTTAAAAGACGAAAGGATTCAATCGTTGTTCTTGGTTTGTACTCTACGCCAAGGGAGAACGGGGGATATCTTGTTCTATTGCTTGGGTTTGGGTTTATTTAACAATTTCAGCAAGACCATCGAAGACGCTAGAGATAGGTTGAGCATGGATCTAGATT TCGTTGACGTGGCCAACTCTATTGCTTCCACAGAATGGAAGGCCTTGGTCGGGAGGAAGGATTGTGGGTTTAAAAAATGGTCGAAGGCTGAGCTTAGAGAATGCACTGCGATATTATTCCCTAATGCTGGCATTGATGAGCTTCCCGAAAAATTAGATTGCCCAAACTTGAGGATATTTCTGTTGTACAAAGAATTCTTGTCTCTCAAAGTTCCCGAGTCATTTTTTGAATCTATGCAGAAGCTCCAAGTCTTGGAATTAGAAGGAATATCTATCACCTCTCTCCCTTCGTCGATTGAGTTCCTTGAGAACCTCAAGTCGCTTAGTCTTGTTGTTTGCCATCTCGAGGATGTGACTCTTCTTGGAAAACTGAAAGCATTGCAAATCCTACATCTCTTAGGATCGACAATCACTCAGCTGCCTAAAGAAATAGGTGAACTAACAGAATTGAGAATTTTGAACTTAAAAAGTTGCACTAGGCTCAAAGTTATCGAACCCGGCGTGCTCGGaagcttggttaatttagaagaaCTCTATATGGCCGATAGTTTTGATCGGTGGGAGGCTGAAGATGAAGCACTGCGAAGAAATGCCAGCCTAACTGAGTTAAAGAACATGAATAAGTTGAGCACTTTGGACATTGCCATTCCTCATTCTGCCGGTCTCGCAAGAGACTTGCCGTTTGGGAAACTGAACAAGCATAAAATCCAAATTGGAGGCTTTTGGGATTGGTCGGTTGAATATAAAGAATCTAGAACTTTAAAGCTCAAGCTGGATTTGGGCAATCTTCTTTTCAAAGAGTGGGTGCAAAGATGTCTGCAGAGAACACAACATCTCCACTTGGATGGATTGCAAGATGGCAATGATAGTATTCACGATTTATGCATTGAAGGATTCCAGGAATTGAAATATCTTCACGTGCAAAATAGCCCCTCATTTCATTATGTTGTTCACCCTACGAACAATGTGCAGTGCACTGCATTTACAAGATTGGTATCTTTGTTTCTTGAGAACCTGGGCAAATTTGAGAAGATTTGTGGCAGCTGTCTTGCCCTAGAATCCTTCAGCAAGTTAAAGATTGTGAAAGTGGACAACTGTAGTGAAATCAAACATCTGTTTCCTTCGTCCATGATGAGATTATTATCCCAGCTTGAAGAGATTGAAATAAGCAGATGCCACTTAATGCAGCAAATTGTTGCAGATGTCGAGCTTGACAAAGATGAAATATATGACCCCAATGTGAAGTCCTATAATTTGCGTAGGCTGATATTACGAAACTTGCCAAAGATGACGAGCTTCTATAAAACCACAAACCTCTCAGTTGATTTCTTTGACGGGCAACAG